Proteins encoded within one genomic window of Amorphoplanes friuliensis DSM 7358:
- a CDS encoding Na+/H+ antiporter, producing the protein MNVETTLLFILACVAVVVAIHWFAHKTGLPAAALLTLIGILYAVLPGPNIALEPELILTLVLPPLLYSAALDSSLIDIRHNLRTVISLSVVLVLLTALLIGLGFSLFVAGATLAAGVAVGAAVAPPDPVAALSVGKRVGLPRNIVTLVQGEGLLNDATALTLLTVAVAAAVGEGFSFYAAVGEFVLAATGGLVAGIVVAYAVRAARPIMRDPLIANAISLATPFVAYLLAEQVHVSGVLAVVVAGLIVGHDAPRLSSGASRLQVSAVWRLVDFLLEGLVFLLIGQQLPAVVKGLTEYKTSTIIIAVAVSVGVVLLLRPLFLILTQMLPQSLHTRLGGTNEDASAPARTRERRLNGKEITALSWSGTRGVITLAAIFTVPEFTESGAPFPDRDLLLFCAFVVVLVTLVGQGVTFAPLVRMLGLRANEADNARLRNEARSASVQAALDRLDEIDHETHGELEDKAIETMRKQLGHRMERYQRRLDLLDKSDSDEVPVSPQYEAALRIRRSTIDAQREELLRWRDANRLSDENLRVLERELDHEERLLPDRPR; encoded by the coding sequence GTGAATGTCGAGACGACGTTGCTGTTCATCCTGGCCTGTGTTGCCGTGGTGGTCGCGATCCACTGGTTCGCGCACAAGACCGGCCTGCCCGCCGCCGCCCTTCTGACACTCATCGGCATCCTCTACGCGGTCCTCCCCGGGCCGAACATCGCCCTCGAACCCGAGCTGATCCTCACGCTCGTTCTCCCTCCGCTGCTCTACAGTGCGGCCCTGGATTCCTCACTGATCGACATCCGGCACAACCTGCGTACCGTGATCAGCCTTTCGGTGGTGCTGGTGCTGCTCACGGCCCTGCTGATCGGCCTGGGCTTCAGCCTCTTCGTCGCCGGTGCGACGCTGGCCGCCGGTGTGGCGGTCGGCGCTGCCGTCGCCCCTCCCGACCCGGTCGCCGCGCTGTCGGTCGGCAAACGGGTCGGTCTGCCCCGCAACATCGTCACCCTGGTCCAGGGTGAGGGCCTGCTCAACGACGCCACCGCCCTGACGCTGCTCACCGTGGCCGTCGCGGCCGCGGTCGGCGAGGGCTTCTCGTTCTACGCGGCTGTGGGCGAGTTCGTCCTGGCCGCGACCGGTGGGCTCGTGGCCGGCATCGTGGTCGCGTACGCCGTCCGGGCCGCCCGGCCGATCATGCGAGACCCGCTGATCGCCAACGCGATCTCGCTGGCCACACCGTTCGTGGCCTACCTGCTGGCCGAGCAGGTGCACGTCTCCGGTGTGCTCGCCGTGGTCGTCGCGGGCCTGATCGTCGGTCACGACGCGCCGCGGCTCTCCTCGGGTGCCAGCCGTCTGCAGGTCAGCGCGGTCTGGCGACTGGTCGACTTCCTGCTGGAGGGTCTGGTCTTCCTGCTGATCGGCCAGCAGCTGCCCGCCGTCGTCAAGGGTCTCACCGAGTACAAGACGTCGACGATCATCATCGCGGTGGCCGTCTCGGTCGGTGTGGTGCTGCTGCTGCGCCCGCTGTTCCTGATCCTGACGCAGATGCTGCCGCAGTCGCTGCACACCCGGCTCGGTGGCACCAACGAGGACGCATCGGCCCCGGCCCGGACCCGGGAGCGCCGCCTCAACGGCAAGGAGATCACCGCGCTGAGCTGGTCGGGCACGCGTGGTGTCATCACGCTCGCGGCGATCTTCACCGTCCCGGAGTTCACCGAGAGCGGAGCGCCGTTCCCGGACCGGGACCTGCTGCTGTTCTGCGCGTTTGTCGTTGTGCTCGTCACGCTGGTCGGCCAGGGGGTCACCTTCGCACCGCTGGTCCGCATGCTGGGCCTGCGCGCCAACGAGGCGGACAACGCCCGGCTGCGGAACGAGGCCCGCTCGGCGTCCGTGCAGGCGGCCCTGGACCGGCTCGACGAGATCGACCACGAGACGCACGGCGAGCTCGAGGACAAGGCCATCGAGACGATGCGCAAGCAGCTCGGTCACCGGATGGAGCGGTACCAGCGCCGTCTCGACCTGCTCGACAAGTCGGACTCGGACGAGGTGCCCGTCTCACCGCAGTACGAGGCCGCGCTGCGGATCCGCCGCTCGACGATCGACGCCCAGCGTGAGGAACTCCTGCGCTGGCGTGACGCCAACCGCCTCTCCGACGAGAACCTCCGTGTCCTCGAACGCGAACTCGACCACGAGGAACGGCTGCTGCCGGACCGCCCGCGCTGA